Genomic DNA from Oligoflexus sp.:
GTATTGTTGATTCATTTTTTATGCAATCTCAACGATGAAGACTTGCCAAGACATCATAAGAAGTATAATGACAATGCCTTGGCGATGATCGGAAAAGAGGATGACCTATGCCGAAGACGAACAAATCCCTGCGCAGTCAGCCTATCAACCTGCCACCCGAAGCGGCTGAACTGGGCGCCGTCACGCGAGCCACAGCGCGCGCTGTACAGAAACAGCAAAGCGCTGTGGAAGCCGGTCGCCGCATCCTGGATTTGACCGGAGAGAATACCGAGCGCGAAGGTCTGCGCGACACGCCTCAGCGTTTTGCCAAGGCCTACCAGGCTTTGCTGGACGGCTATAACCTTAGCCCGGCAGAAGCCGTCGGTAAAGGCGTCTTTCCCAGTGAAGGTCAGGGCCTCGTAGCAGTCGAGGACGTCGAGTTCTATTCCATGTGCGAACATCACCTGCTGCCCTTCTGGGGCAAAGCCACGGTCGCTTACTTTCCCGGTGAAAAGATTCTGGGCCTTTCGAAGATTCCCCGTCTCGTGGATGTCTTCGCTCGCCGCGTGCAGGTTCAGGAAAGGATCACCCAGCAGGTGCTGGATGCCGTGCAGAATCTGATCAGCCCGCGAGCCGTGATGGTCAAGGTCCAGGCCCAGCATCTCTGCATGATGATGCGCGGCGTGGAAAAGCAGCAGTCGCAGACGACCACCCAGTCCATCTATGGCTTCGACAATCTCCAGGACTATGAAAAGCAGCAGCTCTTGCGGCTGATGAAGTAATGAAAGAAAGCGTCCTGAACGAACCCTCGTTTCGGCTCTTTCTTGTCTATCGGCTGCTGGTGACCCTGGCGATTCAGATGCAATCGGTGGCGGTCGCCTGGCAGGTCTATAATCTTTCACATAGCGCCCTGCACCTTGGTTACGTGGGCCTTGCGATCTTCCTTCCGAACCTTCTTTTTGCCTTGCCGGGTGGGCGTGCGGCCGATCGCTATCCGCGAAGGCGGACCATGCTCATCAGCATCAGCCTGATTCTTCTGACCTCGGCCTCGCTGCTTCTCTCCCATCTTTTTCCCCGGAATGGACTCGGGCAGATTTATATCACGCTTGGCCTTCTGGGATTGGCGCGGGCTTATTACGGCCCGGCGGCCACTGCCTATCTTGCCCAGCTTGTGCCGACCCATCAGCTGCCGCGGGCGGTCGCTATCAATTCCACTGCATTTCAGCTGTCCACCATCATGGGCCCGGCCTTGGCGGGTGTGATTGTGGCTCTGCCCGACGCTTCGGTGGCCACGGTGTATGCGACCTGTCTCGTCTTTTTGCTGGCCGCTGTTCTGATCCTTCTCAGGCTGCCGATGCTGCCGGTTCCCGGCGGACCAGGTCGCGATCTGGACATCCTGGGCGGGCTTCGTTATGTCTGGGGAAACAAGCTGATCCTGGGCGCTATTTCGCTCGATCTTTTTGCTGTGCTTTTAGGGGGCGCGGTCGCTCTTTTGCCGGTCTTCGCCCGGGACATCCTGCATGTGGGGGCGGCGGGGCTCGGAACGATGCGGAGTGCCCCGGCCTTGGGTGCGACGCTGATGGCGATCTATCTTTCCCTGCGGCCTTTGAAGGGCCATGTCGGTCATAAGATGCTCGGGGCCGTGCTGCTCTTTGGCATCGCCACCGTGGGTTTCGGACTGTCCAGGAACTATCATTTTTCCCTCGCTTGCCTTGTGCTGCTGGGCGCCACCGATATGATCAGCGTGGTCGTGCGGCAGACTCTGATTCAAACTCACACGCCGGATGTCATGCGAGGCCGGGTGAGTGCTGTGAATATGGTGTTCATCGGCGCTTCGAATGAACTCGGTGAATTCGAATCAGGCGTGACTGCCGCCTGGCTTGGCACTGTGCCGGCTGTGGTGCTGGGGGGCGTTGGAACCTGTCTTGTCGTTCTGATTTGGTCCCTTATCTTTCCCACTTTGCGTAAAGTCGACAAGCTCCACCTCGGACAGTAGACGCTCCTTGGGTATACGAATGCTGGCCGTTGCGCCCTGTCCTGAACCCGGACTCTCCAGCTTCAATTCGAGTCCGAGATGCCGACAGGAATTGGCCGCATAATGAAGGCCGAAGCCATGACCCAAAGATTTGGTGCTGAAGCCGAAACGGAAGAGGCGGGATCCCACTTCGTCATCGAAACCATGACCGTTATCCTGGATGAAAAGAGTCAATCCCTCGTCATCCCGCGCGGTCGCAAAGCTGATGCGCCGCTGACCCTGGCCCTCGGTGGCGTCGATGGCGTTGCGAATCAGAACCGTCAGGATGCTTTCAAAAAGAAACCTCTCGGTCAGAAACGTTGCATCATGCTGCACCTGCATTCGCTCCTCGACGCGATGACGGCGGAAGGTTCCGAAGTAAAGGAGGAGCGTATGATGCAGAAGCTCCGAAAGCTTATAGGCCTCGGGGCTTTCGCTCTGATGCACGAAGGCCAGCTGGGACGAGATCGCGGCCATGGCCATGCGCACGTTATCGATCAGCCCGCGCAGTATCCCCTGAACATGCTGAAGCGCCTCCTGCTCGGCCGCCTCCAGCCTTGTGATCATGGGCTGCAGGGATTCGGTCGCACGCGGATCGGTTTGCCATTTTTTCAAAAAGGCCATGGTCAGCTGTCCGGGAGCATCGCGCTCCATATGTTCGCGCAAAAGCGTGCTCTGGATATTGAGCGAGGTGATGATATTGCCGATATTGTGCAGGGTCAGCGCGGCCACTTCCGACTGGCCGAGGCGCTTGGCGGTATCCAGCAACTCCTTCTGGGCATCGATCAGCTGACGGTTGCTGGTCTCCAGTTCCTGGTTCTTTCGTTCAAGATCGCGGGTCGTCTGATTCAGTTCGGCCGTGCGCCTCTCCACAAGGTTCTGCAGATGCCGGGAAATCACGAGGCGCCAGAGATAGGCCACGGCCATAATCAAAAGGCCCAGGGAAGCCAAAAGGATCCAGGCATAGGACATGCGCACGGTGTCTGCGAGCTGACGTGAGGCGCTGGACGTCCCGACGGTCAGGCGCAGATTCCACCCCAGCGACGGCGCATAGGGGGGCGCCTGAAGAAAGGATGAACCGCTCATGAAATCACCATCATCGGTCTCAATCAAAGACCAGATCTTGGCTGCCCGTGATCGATCCGCTGTCCCAGGGTAACGGGCCGGACGTTCATTCGCACCCTGGAATTTAATCTGGGCGCCCGCCTCGGCCATGCGTTCACCTTGAGCATTGATCAATTCCAAACGGGCCACGGAGAATCCGCCCGCGTGAAACATCGCATAGGCCTGATCGAGTTCCTTTTGTATCCACCGCACGCCTACGCGCAGGGCTATCACCCCGCGCACGGTTCCCTTGGAATCGGTGATGGCTGAAGCGAAGGTGGTCGTGCGCGCGTTGCGTCCATCCATCCAGGCGAGGTACGGATCCGCTGCGGGGTCCTGCACATAGGTTTGCCCGGAAAGGGCCACCTGAAACCAGCGCTCCTGCCTGAAATCATAGGCCCGCAAGGGATCGAGTTTCAACGCGTCGCCTTCCGGTCCCAGCGTGTTGCTGCCGATGAGCCGGCCTCGGGTATCGGTGACCAGGACCAGATCGTAAATCTGATACAGCTGCACAAAAGTATTCAGTACCTCGGCGATCGCTTTGGGATCCATCGATTGGACGGCAGGGTTTCTGGCAAAAGCATACAGATCGTAATAACGTTCGTTCATCTGCGAACCCAGGCCGTGATGCACGGCGACGGACATGGCATCCATGGCATCAAAGAGAAGGCTTTGGGCCTGATCCGCGAGGCGTTTAAAAAGCAGAAGGGAACCGACGGCCATGGCCAGGATCACAAGGCCCACCACGAGGAGCACCTTGAAATCGAGACTGCGGATGGAATGAGAGAAAACTCTGAATCGGTTCAAGCCGCCTCCTTCGGGGACTGGCGGCTATATTGGCGAATCGAAGAGACCTTGTCAGCAGAAAATCAGCCTTTCAAAAGTTTCTCAATATCCGCCGTGATCGCCTCCGGCTTCACCGTCGGCGCATAGCGCTTGACGACCCGGCCGTCTTTATCCACCAGGAACTTGGTGAAGTTCCACTTGATATCCTTGAAGATGAAGCCGGGTTTTTCTTTCACAAGGTACTGGTAAAGGGGATGGGCCTTGGGCCCTTTCACATCGATCTTGGCGAACAGCGGAAACTTCACGCCGAAATTCATTTCACAGAAGGATTTGATATCCGCCTCGGAGCCGCTTTCCTGCTTGCCGAACTGATTGCAGGGAAAACCGAGGACCGTGAACTTCCTGTCTTTGTAAGTTTCATAAAGCTGCTCAAGGCCCTTGTACTGCGGCGTGAAGCCACAGCCACTGGCAGTATTCACGATCAGAAGAGTCTGCCCGCGGAAGTCAGCAAGGGATTGCTCATGGCCATCGATTGTCTTGGCCTTAAAATCGTAAATACCCATCGAAAAGACTCCTCAAAAGGAAAGTGGTCAACGGTTCCATTCATCTTTGCCTGAGCCGCCTTCGGCAAACAAGCACAATTTGAAATCCCCGCTTGCAGAAATCCCCTAAAGGTATCCGGCATTTGCCAGCAAAAACCCGCTTTTGCGCGACTCCATTCCGCTGTCATTGTCATTTTTTCAAAGCTTTCCCCCATGTTAGCTCGAAAAACTCGAACGTTACGCAGACGAAAGTGACAGAAAATGGCAGCCAAGCTCCTGATTTACATAGGGAATTTTATGGTTTAACTCTTGCAAGAACAAGGGCAATTGGGGAGGGAACCGCTTATGCGTAACATTCGTTATGGTCTTTACGCTTTGGTGCTGCAGCTGACGGCCTGCTCGGAGTATCCGATGAGCAAGCTGCAGAACGCGCCTTTGAATTCACGGACCGTCTTTCAGCGCAAGGCCCAGGTGGCTCTGCGGGAAGCGACCGATGCTCTGAGCGATAGCAACCATCGCGGCCTGCAGGGTGCCGGTGGCATCGGTTTTCGCCTCCAGGAGATCGTGCAGCAGACCTGCACCAATCAACCCGATGGCGCCGTCATCAGCATCCAGTCCTCGCAGACTTCGACCTTTGCGATGGATTCCATGGAAAAGAATTACCAAAAAGATATGTTCGTCAACGCCCAGGTGGAGCGGTCCTATAAGCTCGTGGGCGAGGATCTGGAATGTGCCCGTAAGCAACCCATCATCGAAGTCGACCTGGATCGTGAGCTGGTGAATATGCAGCTTGATGTCAAACATCGGCGCGAGGAAAAGACCTACATTTCCGAGCTGCAAAAACCCAAGGCTCCAGAAAAAACGGAGGCGACCGCAGCCGAAAGCACGGATGGGACCGCACCGGCCACGGATGAAGCCGCAGCCGTGCCTCCGCCCCCACCCTCGCGGCAGATGACGGCGATCAGCTCGCTGGTCGAGGGAACGCGCAAAGTCACCTTCACCGCCGCGCTCGGCGAGAACAATGATGATGTCAGCTACAGCAAGGAATCGCAGGGCACAGGCACCCGCCGGGAAACCGTGCAGTCCACCGAAAACGGTGATCAGGAGCTGAATTTCACCGTTCAAAGCCAATTCAAGATGGTGGATACCTATGATGAAAACGCCCGCGACCGCGCGGTCGGCCGGGGCCCCATCCGCAAAGAGATCACGAGCGGAACCGTGAAATCGACTCTGGCCGGCCAGGGTTCGGTGGAAACGACCTTCTCGGACCTCAAGCTAGAATTCACCCAGGGTGCCTGCAAAGCCGTCTCGGGCAAGGTTCAAAGCCGCTTTATGAATGAAGGCGAGACCACGCCGCGGAAAACCGTGGACTTTGATGTGGCCAGCGGCTCGGTGAAAGTCACCGTGATGTCAGAAAGCGAAAACGCCGATCCCCTTATGGATCAGGCGGATATCCTGTCGTCGATGGACCTGCAGAAGGAACTCTGCGCGCAGGATGCATTTTTGGATTGATCCATTGACCGCGTTACTTGGCTGGCACCGGAAAGATCGGCTGCCAGCTCTTTTGCTCCATCAGCCGCTTCATCGCCTCATTGAAGCGCCGGATGAGGATTTCGCCATGCGGTTCCTGCCGCGAAATAATCAAATGCCCGTTGAACGAGAGTTCCAGGTCGTCTTCGACCACCTTATGCCCCTTGCGCTCGTGAATGGCCGCCTGATCGGGATGCATCATGAGAAAATCAATCCGACCATTGCCCAGCATCTGCTGACACTGCGCGGGATCGTTGACATAAACGAGCTTCACCTTCGCGTCATTCTTTAATCCATTCCAGATGGTGCTGCCCAGAGTATCGCAGGTAATGCGATGCTGGACGTTGTCGAGCGTCAGGCGCGGGAGATCGAGGGATTTTCTGAGGACAGCGACCGTGGGCTTCACAAAAAGCGGATCGGAAAAATAGAAATCCTTTTCGCGTTCGCTATCCCGATACCAGGGAAAACTTGCGAGGTAAGTGGTCTTCTGCGTTTCCAGATAGGCTCGTTTCCAGGGCATGGGTTCGATTTTCGGTGTCAGCCCCATCTCCAGAAAGATCCGTCTGACATTCTCCACCAAAGGGCCGCCGCCGGGCTGCTCAAAGTCGATGGCTGGTTTATACGATTCCCCTGTCGCCAGCTTCACAAGCGAATCACTCGATTCCGCAGGGCTGGTCAATCCCAGAAAGGCCCAGGCCAGCCAGCGCAGCTTCCACAGTGTCATGTTCCCCACCGCCCCTTTCATGAGTAAAAATATGTGCTCGTCTTCAAAATAATTGAATTCAGGACCCAGGGGAAGATCTTTTACACCCATGGACATGAACAACAGATGCGGAGCTTTCATGGAAGAGATCCTTCGACGCATGGTTTCCATCTTCATGGCCCTGACCGAAACCGCGGCGCTGATCATCATATTTTTCGGAGCGCTGCGCGCCTTCATCCTTTTTATCGTGAACACTCTGAAACGTCGTTCCGCGGAAAGTTTTATCGTCGTGCGGCTGGACCTTGGGCGTTTTCTTGCTTTAGGATTGGAATTTCAATTGGCCGCTGATTTGCTCCGCACCGCAGTCGCGCCCTCCTTTGAAGAAATCGGAAAATTAGCCGCCGTGGCCACCATTCGGACAGCTTTGAATTACTTTTTGAGCCGCGAGATTCGAGAGGAAAGAAAGGAAGTGTCGGTTGACAAGGTTTGAGTCCCAGAAGATCCGTGAACGCAGCATCTACAGTCTCTCCGGTCCCGTCCTTTTTGAATTGCTCATGCTTTTTATGGTCCCCGCCGTGGACGCCTACTACATGACCCGCGTCTCGCCCGAAGCGGTGGCCGCCGTCAGCGCCGTGCTGCCCGTGACAGGGCTGGGCTTCATCCTTTTCGCACCCTTGACCCAGGCCGGTTCCAGCGTAGCGGCGCAGCACCTTGGTGCGAACAATCACCAGCTCGCCGGCCTGACCTTTTCTTCGCTGCTCGGTTTGAATATCATCCTGGGCCTTTTCATGAGCCTCGTCTTCATCAGTTTCGCCCCCTATCTTCCGGAATTCGTGGGGCTGACGGGAAGCCTTGCGGATCTGGCTTCGCTCTATATCCGCGCCTTGGGTTTCGGCTATGTGTTCCTGGCCATGAAGATGACCAGCTCCGGAATCATGAATGCCCTTGGTCGCACGCAGATCAATATGTGGGCAGCCGTGCTGATGAACGCGGTGAACCTGGGACTGAATCATCTCTTTGTTACAGGCGCCTTGGGTTTTCCCAAGCTCGGCGTCATCGGGATAGCCGCGGCCAGTGGCATTGCCTGGTTAGTCTCGTTTCTGGCCGCGCTTTATTTCTGTCATCACTACCTTGCAAGGCCGAAGGTCATAGCCGCGAGCCTGCCCGCTGTGCGGGAAACCCTCGGGCATGTGCTGAGAATCGGTCTGCCTTCGTCTTTGGAACCACTCTCCTATCAGTTAAGCCAGGTCGTGATCAGCCGCATCCTCGTGAGCCTGGGAGTCCTGGCCGTGACGACCAAGGCCTACGTCGCGAACATCACACTTTTCTCGCTCCTTTGGGGTGCGGCTTTCGCCAGCGGCACCCAGATCAAGATTTCACATCTGCTCGGGGAAAGGTCCTTCAAGGAAGCGACCTCGCAACTTGTGTCGGGCGTGAAGATCGCGCTCTTCGGCTGCACGGTCCTAAGCCTGATCCTGGCCATCGGCGGCCCCTGGTTTTTGCGCATTTTCACCGAGGATCCTGACGTTCTGCGGCTCGGCTGCCAGGTGTTGTGGGTGGCTGTGTTTTTGGAATGGGGTCGGGCGCTGAACGTCATCGTGGGAGCGGCCTTGCGTGCTTCAGGGGACGCGAGGTTCGTGGCCGGGTTCGGCGTGACCAGCATGTGGCTCCTGGCGGTCACGGGAGCCTATGTGATCGGTGTGGAAGCCGGACTCGGACTGCTCGGCATC
This window encodes:
- the folE gene encoding GTP cyclohydrolase I FolE, with the protein product MPKTNKSLRSQPINLPPEAAELGAVTRATARAVQKQQSAVEAGRRILDLTGENTEREGLRDTPQRFAKAYQALLDGYNLSPAEAVGKGVFPSEGQGLVAVEDVEFYSMCEHHLLPFWGKATVAYFPGEKILGLSKIPRLVDVFARRVQVQERITQQVLDAVQNLISPRAVMVKVQAQHLCMMMRGVEKQQSQTTTQSIYGFDNLQDYEKQQLLRLMK
- a CDS encoding MFS transporter, which codes for MKESVLNEPSFRLFLVYRLLVTLAIQMQSVAVAWQVYNLSHSALHLGYVGLAIFLPNLLFALPGGRAADRYPRRRTMLISISLILLTSASLLLSHLFPRNGLGQIYITLGLLGLARAYYGPAATAYLAQLVPTHQLPRAVAINSTAFQLSTIMGPALAGVIVALPDASVATVYATCLVFLLAAVLILLRLPMLPVPGGPGRDLDILGGLRYVWGNKLILGAISLDLFAVLLGGAVALLPVFARDILHVGAAGLGTMRSAPALGATLMAIYLSLRPLKGHVGHKMLGAVLLFGIATVGFGLSRNYHFSLACLVLLGATDMISVVVRQTLIQTHTPDVMRGRVSAVNMVFIGASNELGEFESGVTAAWLGTVPAVVLGGVGTCLVVLIWSLIFPTLRKVDKLHLGQ
- a CDS encoding glutathione peroxidase; this translates as MGIYDFKAKTIDGHEQSLADFRGQTLLIVNTASGCGFTPQYKGLEQLYETYKDRKFTVLGFPCNQFGKQESGSEADIKSFCEMNFGVKFPLFAKIDVKGPKAHPLYQYLVKEKPGFIFKDIKWNFTKFLVDKDGRVVKRYAPTVKPEAITADIEKLLKG
- a CDS encoding ABC transporter substrate-binding protein, encoding MKAPHLLFMSMGVKDLPLGPEFNYFEDEHIFLLMKGAVGNMTLWKLRWLAWAFLGLTSPAESSDSLVKLATGESYKPAIDFEQPGGGPLVENVRRIFLEMGLTPKIEPMPWKRAYLETQKTTYLASFPWYRDSEREKDFYFSDPLFVKPTVAVLRKSLDLPRLTLDNVQHRITCDTLGSTIWNGLKNDAKVKLVYVNDPAQCQQMLGNGRIDFLMMHPDQAAIHERKGHKVVEDDLELSFNGHLIISRQEPHGEILIRRFNEAMKRLMEQKSWQPIFPVPAK
- a CDS encoding DUF1622 domain-containing protein — translated: MEEILRRMVSIFMALTETAALIIIFFGALRAFILFIVNTLKRRSAESFIVVRLDLGRFLALGLEFQLAADLLRTAVAPSFEEIGKLAAVATIRTALNYFLSREIREERKEVSVDKV
- a CDS encoding MATE family efflux transporter, with protein sequence MTRFESQKIRERSIYSLSGPVLFELLMLFMVPAVDAYYMTRVSPEAVAAVSAVLPVTGLGFILFAPLTQAGSSVAAQHLGANNHQLAGLTFSSLLGLNIILGLFMSLVFISFAPYLPEFVGLTGSLADLASLYIRALGFGYVFLAMKMTSSGIMNALGRTQINMWAAVLMNAVNLGLNHLFVTGALGFPKLGVIGIAAASGIAWLVSFLAALYFCHHYLARPKVIAASLPAVRETLGHVLRIGLPSSLEPLSYQLSQVVISRILVSLGVLAVTTKAYVANITLFSLLWGAAFASGTQIKISHLLGERSFKEATSQLVSGVKIALFGCTVLSLILAIGGPWFLRIFTEDPDVLRLGCQVLWVAVFLEWGRALNVIVGAALRASGDARFVAGFGVTSMWLLAVTGAYVIGVEAGLGLLGIWLVMSLDEHLRGWVSLRRWMSGRWQSKTVYR